TGACATCCTCAAGGCCATCGTTGAGCAGATTCCCTCGCCGGTCGGCACGACGGGGCCGCTCAAGGCGATGATTTACGACGCCAAGTCCGATCCGCATCGCGGCGTCGTGTGCCATGTTCGCGTCGTCGATGGCACGCTCCGCAAGGGTGACAAGATCAAGCTGATGGCCGCTCAACGCACCTATCAGGTCACTGATCTGGGCGTGTTTCGGCCGAAGATGCAGAGCCGGACTGAGCTGGCGCCGGGGCAGGTGGGTTACGTCTTTGCCGGCATCAAGACCATCCATGACGTGCACATCGGCGACACCATCACGATGGACAGCGACCCCTGCGACGAAGCCCTGCCGGGTTACATGCCGCCGCAGCAGATGGTGTTCTGCGATTTTTATCCGGGCCCGGGCACGACGAGTCCGGAGCTGCGCGAAGCGATGGAGCAACTCTGGCTCAACGACTCCAGCTTCAACTTCTCGCCGGTCGCCAGCGCGGCGCTCGGCACCGGCTTCCGCTGCGGATTTCTCGGCCTGCTGCACATGAAGATCATCCAGGAACGACTCGAACGCGAGAGTGACGTCGATGTCGTGCAGACCGCGCCCACGGTCGGGTTCGAAGTGCTGCTGCGCGGCGGAAAGGTCATCACGATCGAGTCGCCGGCCGATCTGCCGGGCATGGACAAGGTGGAGGAGATTCGCGAGCCCTACGTCAAGGCCGAGATCATTACCCCCGCGAAATTCATCGGCAATGTCATGGGCCTGTCGGAAGACCGGCGCGGCATCTACAAACGCACCGAGTATCTTTCACCGGAACGCGCGCTGATCATCTACGATTTTCCCCTCGCGGAGGTCATTTACGACTATTTCGACCGGCTCAAGAGTGTCACCAGCGGCTATGCGACCATGGACTACGAGCTCACAGGCTTTCGCCGGGATGACCTCGTCAAGCTCGACATTCTCGTGAACGGAACCGTCGTCGACGCGTTGAGCATCATCGTGCATCGCTCGCGGGCGGAGTACCGCGGCCGGAAGATGTTGATGCGCCTGCGAAAGGAAATCGACCGCCATTTGTTTGAGGTGCCGCTCCAGGCGGCGATCGGCGGAAAGATCATCGCCCGCGAGACCATCAAGGCGCTGCGCAAGGACGTCACGGCGAAGTGCTACGGCGGTGACGTATCCCGCAAGCGCAAGCTCCTCGAAAAACAGAAGGAAGGTAAAAAGCGCATGAAGCAGATTGCGAACGTCACCATTCCGCAATCTGCATTCATGGCTGTGCTGGATTCAAGCGAAGAGTAACTCCCGCCGGGCGACGTTATCGCATGGGCCGGGGCAGCTCGCCCTGGGGGATTCGCATTCGAACATCCGCGGGGATGGTCAGGCCGTAAGGCTCCTGCGCTTCGAGGGCCCGGTACTTGCTCACCAGCGAGTTCCCGAACTTCCACGCTTCGCGCACCTCCTGGCAGATGCGGTTGTACTTCTGCTTGTCGATCGGCGCGGGCGCGACGGCCTGACGGCGAAAGCGCCGGCCGCGTGGAGGCGACACGATCGCCGGCTGCATCGCAACAGCTCGCATCGCCTGAAGCTGCCGAACCCCGGCATCAATCTGATCGTTCACGAGATTAACCTGATCGGCCAGTGCCTCCATGTGGGCACGCGCAATGGGCGGGCCTTCCCGTTCCATGTCGGCCGTTCGCACGCAATAAACTTGTTCCCAGAGTTCGGTCGTTTTGTCGGGGATCGTGTTGAGTTTCTTCCACAACCCTTTTTCGACGAGCCGGGCGCGTTCCGCGTGCGCTTTGACCAGCTCTTCACCGCGCTGTTTTGCCGCCTGCAAGAGGTACTGTTCCCATGATTCCGGCGACTGAAGCGGAATTCTGCCCTCGACTGGCGGCCCCATGCGCTGGCAGATCGCCCAGGTGAGCTTCGCGCGCGGTACCACGGACGAGCCGTTTCGCATGCGACCCAGCGGATTCAGGTAGCTCTTCAGTGCCGATTTCGTCTGACCCGCGCGAAGCAGGCACAGGCCCAGACCAAGACGCAGTTCATTCAACGGCTCAAGATTCGCGCCCCGCGGCCATTCGGCAATGGCGGACTCCAACTTCTGAACGGCCTCTTCGAGATTTCCGGATTCAAGCAGTTCGAGGCATTCCCCGACAAGCGGTTCGTGCAGCTCAAGACCGTAAGGCTCGATTTTGAAGGACGAACCTCTCGCTCGTTCCACGCGCTTTTCGCGCGGGCGGCTCGATCGTCGTCCGCCCTGCGCGGCGACGAACTCCGGCTGGGCGATCACGAGCGAAAGCCCGCAAAGCACCGCGAGCCGAACGACGCGCCCCGGGTTGTCCCGCCGAAGGCTCCATCGTGTTGACCTGCCTGGGTTTAATTTATCGAACATGGATATGTCCTCTCTCGCAAGTGAATACATGCAAATGCGACTGCCGCCGCGACCGTCGCGAATCACACCCTGACTAGCGAGAAATCCGGACCGGCCGGGCAATCCGGCCTGAAAAAAAGACAAGAATTTTGCGCCCACGGCGTCGAGCCAAGGTCGAATGGGGCCGCAGTCCAAGCAGGCGCCCGGCTGCCGGTCAATCCTTCGATGACGCGTCGTCCGGCTGGGATGTGGCCGGCTGTGTGGCGGCCGCCTGCGCCCCGTCGGCCGGCTGGGTGGTCGCTTCGTCCTGTCTCATCCACCACGGCGGGGAATTGGGGACCAGGGCTTCAACTTCTTTCAGGAAGGCCTGGTAATCGTCGTCCTCTGCGTTATCCGGGTCCTTCATCAGAAGGACGAGGCGTTCGCGTGCGGTTTGGGCTTCCGCAGTCCGGCCGAGTTTCATCTGGCTCATCGCAATAAACGCCCAGTTGACGGGCTCCTGCGGATCCGTCGGCGGCGCTTCGGGATTCCTGCCTTTTGCATATTGCCGCTCAGACTTCTCCAGTGCTTCGATCGCCTCGGGATAGTTACCGGCTCGATAGTGTGCCACGCCAAGCGTACTAAGGATATCGGCGTCATCCGGCTGTTGCTTGGCGGCCTGGCCCACGGCCTCCAAGGCCGCCGCTACACGCTCGGGCGATTCGGTCGGATCACTGACAATTTCCCACGCCGCCGAATTCAGCTCATCGCCCGTGGGGGCCCACATCCCGGCTTGCACGATCAGGTCGCGATGCAGTCGAGCCGAAAAAGCGGTGAGCGTATTATGGCCGTCGCCATCCCACGCCGCGGCCGCGGCGCGGACCCGCGCCGCGATTAGGTGCTTTTTCTTAAGGGAGGCCAAGACATTGTTGGTTTTCTGGTTGATTTCCGCCACGCGTAAATCCAGTTGCTTGAGGCGCGCCAGCTTCCGTAGTGGCGAAACACCCGGCTCGCCACGTATCCGCTGTCGCAGTTCGCTCGCGGGCGGCTCCGGCTTGGCGAGCAGATCATCGACGAAAGGAGCGGCCGCGCGGAGCTCGTCGCTTCGCAGTACCCGATCGGCTCGACGCGCTTCCGGCGACCGGCTGTCGAGCACGACGGCGGTTTCATCATCAAGGCGAACAATCAGTTGGGCCCCGTCGGGCGAGAGGGACAATCCGACGGGACGTCGGTCGAGGCGAATTATCGCCAGTTCGCGGTCTTCCGGGGCAGGCAGGCTGGCCGGATTCCCGCGAAGGGCCGATTGATCCGGCAAGCGGCCGAATATCCGCAACGATTGATCCGGATTCGCGATGACCCGCCGAAGCCCGTCGGGGCTGACTGCGCTCATGGAAAAGGTTTCGGAGCCGTGAAATGCGTTCGATGTGCCGGTGCCGGGATCAGACTGCATCAGATGCGCAATCTCAATGTCGAGGTCCAGGGCCGGAAGCGGTTTTTCGGGATCGTCTTGCAGCGGGAGGCGAAGCATGTACGACCTGGTTTGGTCATATTCTTCGGCGAAGACGAAGTTGAATGGGGCCTCTGCCTTAAGTCGAATTTCCGGACAATTTGCATCGGTAAGAGTTCGATATGTGTCCAGCAACGCGCCAGAAAGGTCCCATGTCGATATCGTCCTATTCTCGGCCGTGATGATCTCTCCCCCATCCCTGCTGAAGACGGCGCTGTTGACCGAACGCTCGTGTCGCATGGTTTCGCCGTGCTGCCGGCCGGTGTCGGCGTCCCAGAGCTTCGCGGTCTTGTCTTCTGACCCTGTCAGCACGAGCTTGCCATCCCTGCTGAAGACGGCGCTGTTGACCGAACGCTCGTGTCGCATGGTTTCGCCGTGCTGCCGGCCGGTGTCGGCGTCCCAGAGCTTCGCGGTTTTGTCGCTTGAGCGTGTCAGCACGAGCTTGCCATCCCTGCTGAAGACGGCGCTGTTGACCGAACGCTCGTGTCGCATGGTTTCGCCGTGCTGCCGGCCGGTGTCGGCGTCCCAGAGCTTCGCGGTCTTGTCTTCTGACCGTGTCAGCACGAGCTTGCCATCCGGGCTGAAGACGGCGCCGGAGACCCAGCCTTCGTGTCGCATGGTTTCGCCGTGCTGCTGGCCGGTGTCGGCGTCCCAGAGCTTCGCGGTTTTGTCGCTTGAGCGTGTCAGCACGAGCTTGCCATCCGGGCTGAAGACGGCGCCGGAGACCCAGTCTTCGTGTCGCATGGTTTCGCCGTGCTGCTGGCCGGTGTCGGCGTCCCAGAGCTTCGCGGTGTCGTCGCTTGACGCAGTCAGCACGAGCTTGCCATCCGGGCTGAAGACGGCGCTGTTGACCGAACGCTCGTGTCGCATGGTTTCGCCGTGCTGCTGGCCGGTGTCGGCGTCCCAGAGCTTCGCGGTCTTGTCTTCTGACCGTGTCAGCACGAGCTTGCCATCCGGGCTAACAGTGGGCGAGCAGCCAGGCAAGGTCAGGTGAATCACCTCCGCCTTGGACCGCAGGTAGCGCCACTCCCAGCCACGCATGTTCGGCGGGCAGGAATCCAGCCGCGCCCGCGCCTCCGGCCAGCTGTGCACGGACATGGTGAGTTGTGCCGCGCCGATTTTTGCGATGTATTCCTCGAGTTCCGCGCGCTGGCGTTCCTTTTCGAGGGAAGCCATCGCAGTCTCCGCGCGTTCAAACTCCTCGACAGCGCGGGACTCGTTCGACTTTGCGATCCTGGTCTGCTCCTCGGCCTCCCGCGCGTTTTGCCGAGCGTGGCGATACATCGCGGTCAGGCCGATCGTGGCGCCGATCAGGACCGCGCCAATCGCCGACACGGCCGTCACGGGGCCTCGGTGCTTTCGCACGAACTTGCTTGCGCGATAGGCGAGGCTCGGCGGCGCGGCGACAACCGGTTCACCGGTCAGGTGACGTTGCAGATCGGCGGCGAAGGCGCTGGCGCTTTCGTAGCGTCGGGTGCGATCCTTCTCGATCGCTTTCATCACGATCCAGTCGAGATCGCCGCGAAGTTCCCTGGTCAGTGCTCGAATGTCGGTGTCGTGGGTTTTTCGGATCGTCTCCGGCGTTGCGTTTTTCGTGCGATTGACCTTCTCCGTGGTGAGCGTCAAGAGCCGTGTACTGGGCTTGGGCGGTTCCTGCTCCTTGATGATGCGCGCCAGTCCATCAATGCCCGCGCCGCGCAGGGTGGCCGCGTCGAAGGGCAGTGTGCCCGTCAGTAGTTGATAGAGCAGTACACCGAGCGAATAGATATCGGCCCGCGTGTCGATATCAAGCCCGGTGGTGCCCGCCTGCTCCGGCGCCATGTATTCCGGGGTGCCGATGAGCCGGCCCATCTCGGTGTAGAGCGAGTGCTCCGTCAGCTTGCCGATGGTGGCTTTTGCGATTCCGAAGTCGATCACCTTCGGGACCGGCTTGCCGTCCAGCAGCGTCACGAGAATGTTGCCGGGCTTCAGGTCGCGATGGATCACGCCCTTCTGATGGGCATGTTGAACGGCGCTGCAGATGTCCATGAAGAGGCCGAGGCGGTCTCGAATTTTCAATCGGGCAGAGTCGCAGTAGGTGGTGATGGGAACGCCCGGGACGAACTCCATCACGAAGTAGGGTCGGCCCGAGGCGGTCGCGCCGGCGTCGAAAACCCGGGCGACGTTCGGATGGTCCATGACGGCCAGCGCCTGCCGCTCGGCCTCGAAGCGGGCGAGCACTTCGCGCGTGTCCATGCCGGCTTTGACGATCTTGATCGCGACTTTGCGTCGGACGGTCTTTGTCTGTTCCGCGACCCAGACGGTGCCGAATCCGCCCTCGCCGATTTTCTCCAGTAGTTTGTATCGCCCGAGAACCTGCCCGACTTGTTCGTTGCCCGTTTGCCCTTGGGCGAGGCGGGTGGATTGGGAATCGGTGTCTGCCCCGGACGCCCGGTGACTTCCACTTCTGGCGGCTCCGGCATCAGCCCAGTCGGCCGGGGGGCGAATCCGGGCGCCGCCCCCGCCGGTGGGGGCGCTCATGAAGTCGTCGACCTGATCGAAGGCCGCGATGAGCGCGTCCACCTTTTGTCGCAGAGTGACGTTGCCGGCGCACGAGACCTCGAGGAAAGCCGCTCGCTCATCCGGCGGAAGTTTGATCGCCTCGGCGAAAATCTCCTTGGCGGATCTTTCCCGTTCGGGGTTGTCATTGGCTGTCGGCTGAGTCATTCGGCGATGCCTCCCATTGGGCCTTGAGCCAGGCACGGGCGAAGTTCCAGTCGTTCTTGACCGTGCCGACGGAGACGCCGAGTGCTTCGGCGGTCTCCTCATGGCTGAGTCCCGCGAAGAATCGCATGCAGACGACGCTCGCCGCGCGGGCATCCTCTTGTTCCAAGCGCGAAATCAGGTCATCGAGTACAAGCGCGTTCGAAAGATTCTCGTCTCGTGCGAGATCGATGAGGTCGTTGAACCGGGCCGGGCGGGCGCCGCCGCCTCGCTTGATTGCGCCTCGTGCGCGGGCGTGCTCGATGAGAATGCGTCGCATGGCCTGTGCCGCCGTCGCGAAGAAGTGTGCGCGGTTGGTCACGTTTTCGGGTCCGTTTGCCCCCTGGAGCCGCATCCATGCCTCATTCACAAGTGCGGTGGGCTGAAGTGTGTGATCCTTGCGTTCCATCGCGAGCTTTCGCTGCGCAATGTGTCGAAGTTGATTGTAGACTTCGGCGAACAGGCCGTCGTTGCGGTCGAGGGGTGTATCAGGCACAGCGGCGCTCCCTGATGTGGTTGCTTTGGACCCGGGCCATCATGATAGCCGATCGGCCGGGCGGAATCAGCCGGTCTGGTTGAGGTGACTCGGTACCGTCATCGCGGTGGGCGATTGAATTGGCCGGCGCTGGAATGAATAGGGACAGGGGGAAACGGAGAGGGGGGGATTCGAACCCCCGGTACGGGTTTAAGCCCGTACGACGGTTTAGCAAACCGTTGCTTTAAGCCACTCAGCCACCTCTCCGGGCTGTTCTGGTTTCCAACTTGCGACACGACCAAGGCCGGCAACCGGTGTGCGCGCCTCGGACGGGTCGAGTCGTGCTATTCTATCGGAGCGGACCGGGGGGTCAACAAAAAGGGAATTGAGTAACTTCAGGCCAGATCGTGCCTTGTCGGGGCGCCTCAGGCTCGCCTTCGACGGGCGAGCGGGAACACGCACATGGCAAGGAGTGCCAACGCCGCCGGCTCGGGCGCGGCGCCCGGCGGGTCAAACGCGACCATGAGAGAGCCGTCGGCATCGATGTACGCCACGGCCGGCCAACTCGTGCCGTAATCGTCGAAGGCGAGTGACGGCCGCCGCGGCAGTCCCATCGCATTGTCGAGCGAGGCGGTTGCGTCGATCAGGCTCGTCTGCCAGACGCTGCTCGCATTCATGTAGGCGAACTGAATCTGCTGTGCGAAGGGGGAAGTGACTTTCTGTTCATACGCGATTGCCGGCCGTCCGTCCGAGCGGTCGAATGCCAGGTCGATGTCCTCGAAGACGGCTGTCGTGGACGACTGGACCTGCGTTGTCACCAGCATGGTTCCGGTGGACTTTGCGTACATGAGCCGCGAAGTGTTCGTCGTCGAATCCAGCGTGGTGTAGGCCAGCGCGATCTTCCCGTCCGTCGGACTGGTGGCGATGGCGACCCCCTTGACGTCATCAGCCGTCGCAAGAATGGATGAAGTCCATGAACCGCCGCTGATCGGTTCGGAGGCGACGATGACGGCGTTTGCTCCCGAAGTGAGACGGGCGCCCGCGATTGCATGGCGCCGGCCGGTGTGATCCGTGGTGAGCCGGAGATCAAACACATTCGAGACGCCCGGAAGGGTTCCGAGCGACCCGGTTGTGTGGCTGCCATTCGCGCCGCTGAAGCCCATCATGCCGCCGGCCGTCTGCGTGGAGTAAATGCCGCGGAGTGTGCCGGTCAGGTCGTGCGAGATAGTGAGCGCGGGGCGATTGACGTTCGCACCGGAGGCGGCGATGGTCTGAAGCGTTGTGTTGTTGAACAGTGTTTTGACGACTCCGTCACCATTGACCCATGCGACGGTGGGGCGCTCGGAGCGATCAAACGAGAGCGATGTCAAAATTCCGGCCCCCGTCGTGGCTTCGACGGTGTGGTGGGTCCAGAAACCCAATCCGGATGTGTTCGAGCGATAGACCGTGTTGCCGACGCCGGTGTTGTGGGTGACGGACCATGCGACCGAAGGCACGCCGTAATGATCAAACGCCAGCGAGGGCGATGAAATGAACATGTTCGCCGGAGGCGCGCCGACAGGTGAGTACAGCCACGTCGGGGTTCCATCGATTGCGCTGGCCGAGCGCTGGAAGCTCAGCGTCATAATCAGGGTGACGACGACGAACGACAGATTGCGAACGAGACGGACCGGCTGGTGCATCGTGTAGCTCTCCGTAGATAGGTTGCGGTGCCCGCACTGAGGCATCAATCTACGGAAGAGGGAAGGCGAGTGTCAACCGTATCGCCAGGTGAGCATCGGGCATGGGCCGAATCTGCGGCTTCTGGTGCCGGGGCCGTCATCCCGTTCGTGTCGTTGGTCCGTTCGATGCCGCGCGGATCAAGGTTTCGGGCGTGGGCCGGTTGTATCCGGGGTGCGGGTTAGCTTCGGATGGTTCGCATGGGCCAGTGGAACGGAAAAATATTAAACCAATAGGTTGACAATAAAGTTGCGGCTGTTATATTAAACCAAGTGGTTTGAAATAAGTTGCTTGATTTTGAGTTGTGGCGCTCCTCCGGAGCGCTGAGCAATAATCAGATTTGGCAATTGTTTGCGGGCGAATTCGGCAATGCGGGTTCGCTCACGATACGCGGAAGGAGTCTATGAATGGAGACGGCGCA
This portion of the Phycisphaerae bacterium genome encodes:
- the lepA gene encoding translation elongation factor 4: MEITRIRNFSIIAHIDHGKSTLADRLLLRCGAITQREFRDQILDDMDLEREMGITIKANRCTLDYDFPGSDPKRARQLPAGRYMLNLIDTPGHVDFHYEVSRALAACEGVLLLVDASQGIEAQTLANAYKAIDANLTIIPVINKIDLPSARPEDIALELEQVLALPADEAIFASAKTGVGVDDILKAIVEQIPSPVGTTGPLKAMIYDAKSDPHRGVVCHVRVVDGTLRKGDKIKLMAAQRTYQVTDLGVFRPKMQSRTELAPGQVGYVFAGIKTIHDVHIGDTITMDSDPCDEALPGYMPPQQMVFCDFYPGPGTTSPELREAMEQLWLNDSSFNFSPVASAALGTGFRCGFLGLLHMKIIQERLERESDVDVVQTAPTVGFEVLLRGGKVITIESPADLPGMDKVEEIREPYVKAEIITPAKFIGNVMGLSEDRRGIYKRTEYLSPERALIIYDFPLAEVIYDYFDRLKSVTSGYATMDYELTGFRRDDLVKLDILVNGTVVDALSIIVHRSRAEYRGRKMLMRLRKEIDRHLFEVPLQAAIGGKIIARETIKALRKDVTAKCYGGDVSRKRKLLEKQKEGKKRMKQIANVTIPQSAFMAVLDSSEE
- a CDS encoding sigma-70 family RNA polymerase sigma factor encodes the protein MPDTPLDRNDGLFAEVYNQLRHIAQRKLAMERKDHTLQPTALVNEAWMRLQGANGPENVTNRAHFFATAAQAMRRILIEHARARGAIKRGGGARPARFNDLIDLARDENLSNALVLDDLISRLEQEDARAASVVCMRFFAGLSHEETAEALGVSVGTVKNDWNFARAWLKAQWEASPNDSADSQ
- a CDS encoding protein kinase; its protein translation is MTQPTANDNPERERSAKEIFAEAIKLPPDERAAFLEVSCAGNVTLRQKVDALIAAFDQVDDFMSAPTGGGGARIRPPADWADAGAARSGSHRASGADTDSQSTRLAQGQTGNEQVGQVLGRYKLLEKIGEGGFGTVWVAEQTKTVRRKVAIKIVKAGMDTREVLARFEAERQALAVMDHPNVARVFDAGATASGRPYFVMEFVPGVPITTYCDSARLKIRDRLGLFMDICSAVQHAHQKGVIHRDLKPGNILVTLLDGKPVPKVIDFGIAKATIGKLTEHSLYTEMGRLIGTPEYMAPEQAGTTGLDIDTRADIYSLGVLLYQLLTGTLPFDAATLRGAGIDGLARIIKEQEPPKPSTRLLTLTTEKVNRTKNATPETIRKTHDTDIRALTRELRGDLDWIVMKAIEKDRTRRYESASAFAADLQRHLTGEPVVAAPPSLAYRASKFVRKHRGPVTAVSAIGAVLIGATIGLTAMYRHARQNAREAEEQTRIAKSNESRAVEEFERAETAMASLEKERQRAELEEYIAKIGAAQLTMSVHSWPEARARLDSCPPNMRGWEWRYLRSKAEVIHLTLPGCSPTVSPDGKLVLTRSEDKTAKLWDADTGQQHGETMRHERSVNSAVFSPDGKLVLTASSDDTAKLWDADTGQQHGETMRHEDWVSGAVFSPDGKLVLTRSSDKTAKLWDADTGQQHGETMRHEGWVSGAVFSPDGKLVLTRSEDKTAKLWDADTGRQHGETMRHERSVNSAVFSRDGKLVLTRSSDKTAKLWDADTGRQHGETMRHERSVNSAVFSRDGKLVLTGSEDKTAKLWDADTGRQHGETMRHERSVNSAVFSRDGGEIITAENRTISTWDLSGALLDTYRTLTDANCPEIRLKAEAPFNFVFAEEYDQTRSYMLRLPLQDDPEKPLPALDLDIEIAHLMQSDPGTGTSNAFHGSETFSMSAVSPDGLRRVIANPDQSLRIFGRLPDQSALRGNPASLPAPEDRELAIIRLDRRPVGLSLSPDGAQLIVRLDDETAVVLDSRSPEARRADRVLRSDELRAAAPFVDDLLAKPEPPASELRQRIRGEPGVSPLRKLARLKQLDLRVAEINQKTNNVLASLKKKHLIAARVRAAAAAWDGDGHNTLTAFSARLHRDLIVQAGMWAPTGDELNSAAWEIVSDPTESPERVAAALEAVGQAAKQQPDDADILSTLGVAHYRAGNYPEAIEALEKSERQYAKGRNPEAPPTDPQEPVNWAFIAMSQMKLGRTAEAQTARERLVLLMKDPDNAEDDDYQAFLKEVEALVPNSPPWWMRQDEATTQPADGAQAAATQPATSQPDDASSKD